TATAACGCGCCTTACCATTTTCAAAGATAATAGAATCAGCTCGGTTGCTGTAGGCCGTACCGACACTACCATCTTGGTTAAAGTAATAAGTCTTACCGTCAATGACGCGTGAGCCTGTCACAGTGTTACCATCAGCGTCAAAGTAATAACGTTTACCTGTGCTGCTATCAGTCGCAAAGACATTGCGTCCCATATCACCGGTTCCAGCAACATAGTAATGCAATTTACCATCATCGGTACGGACAATGCGATCCTTAGCCTGAAGACCAGTTTCACGGTCAAAGTAGAAATGGTGACCACTCCAATGAAGGTTACCCACTACCATGGTTCCTTGTGTTGTAAAGGCACGGACTTGCTTACGTTTATCATCAAAATCAACGAAGGCATTCTTAACCATGGCACCGTCTAGACCGTAATAGTAGGTATAGCCGTTGCTAGCACGACGAAGGGCATTACGCAATTGAACACCATTATCAAAGAAATAGTAATCCTTGCTATTGATGTTTTGGGCACCCTTGGTCATCTTACCGTCAGCACCGAAGTAATACCAGTTACCGTTACCGTCTTGAACAAATTCATTCTTGATGACTTGATTATCACGAAGGAAGTAAACATCTTGTCCACGACGTTGGAAGACTTGAGTGCTTGTGATGGCACCTGTATCACGAAGTGGTGTTGGCAAGAGTTGGCCGTTGGCTGAAGTATTAAAGTACTGGTTGGTCTTGTCATCACGAAGGACAAAGTTGATGCCTCGTCCAAGGATGTTAGTTCCGTTGAAGTACTTAGCAGACCATTTGGTAATCTTTTCATTCGTAGGCAATTGCTTACCATTTGAGATTTGCACACGGTTGAAAATAGATGGGTACTTAGCTTTCAGCTCATCAAGGAAGGCACCACCGTACTTGCCTTGATAGTCTGTGCCATCTGTGCGGGTATTTGCCACATAGGCTTGGTCCACAATTTGATAACCTTGTTGGTGATAACCGTAGCCGTTAACACGTGTGGCATTAACTACTTCTTTTCCTGGAAGGTTATAAATTTGGTCTGGCACCCAGTCAGCAATGGCTTGAATACCATCTTTGTGGAGGGCACGAAGGACATTAAGGAGGTCATCAAGTGAGCCATACTTGTTATTTTGACTCAAGGCCATATCATAACGGTCGTCAAAGGCATAACCATTGTCAATTGTTGAATCAAGGAAGGTACCATCCTTACTTGAAACGTACTGTGGTGGAAGTCCAACAGACGTAACACCCCAAGCTTTGAGCAAATTAGTGTTCTTAGCCAAGACACGGTTCATGTAAAGTTCTGGCTGATCGTCCGCAAAAGCTTGGAAGTTTGAGAAGGCTTCATACATGACTTGCGAATCAAGGGCTGCTGAAGACTTGTAAACTTGACCATCGCTATTGGCACGGTTACTTGGCTGTGTACGTGCGTCTTGGTTAGCCTTAGCCCCGACTGGTACCCAGACACCGAGGTAACCTGATACTTGCACATTTTCCACACCAAAAATATCATTGGCATTGAAGGTCAAGTTCCCATTCCAGTCGGTACGTTTAAGAAGGTTTGAAGGTACATCAGAATCGTTGAGGTAGGTTGCTAGACCATCCTTAGTCGTCAAAAGCAATGGACGGTAAAGCTGATTACGGTGGGCTCTACCCATATTCATCGTTACAGTTTCATTGCTACCCAATCGGAAATCATAGTTGTTGGTCATGATGACACCCATCCCTTGCGTACGGGTTTCAGCAGTTCCCCAATCAGTTCTGTTATTGGCACCTTTACCATAACGAACTGATGTCAAGAGGCCGTCATTTCCGACTTTCTTCACTTCCATGTCTTGACCACCAGCTACATACTTGATACGGGCACGCAAAAGGGTATCGATGGCATCAAAGTAAGGCGTCTTCTTGGCCATGTAGTGACCATCCTCACGGTAGAGGTCTCCATAATAAACACGTGTTACAGAGTCCTTGTTGGTCAACATGAGGGCATAGACAGATGGCAAGTTGTAAGACGCATAAGTCTTGTGAGCTGTATTGATATCCGCATTGTAAATCTCGAAGGCCTTCTTGATTTCATCACGGGTGAAATTGTAACCAAACAGATTTGGATTGATACGATCACGGATGATACGTTGGATAATGGTTTGCGCTTCAGTATCGTGGGCACGGGTGAAAATATAGTTGGCCATACGCTCACCGTTTTTATCGTTAGCACCACGTGGATTCAAACTACTATTCATAAAAGCAGTCATGTCCCCAAGCTGCATACGTGTATTTTTATCACGCATCAAAAGGTTGGTAAGAGCATTACGAAGGGCATTATCAATCGGCAGTTGTGCCCCTTTAGTATCCTTGTTGTAATATGGGTCGTTAGCAGACCACGCTTCCAAGTATGACAAGTGTTTGATCGCATTAGCTTCGGACTTGTCAACACCATAGGCTGCTTTGAAGTAATCTGAAGCGATTTGGAGAAGGTCAGCATCCACATTGTCCAAAGCATCGACACGCAAACCGTCAAAGTTAGCAGTTGGGTCATTGG
Above is a window of Streptococcus salivarius DNA encoding:
- a CDS encoding glycoside hydrolase family 70 protein, producing the protein MEQKVRFKMHKVKKNWVTIGVTALSMVTVAGGTLLADQQVQADEQNPANQSGDSSQDLLREAPATTNDAATTVAPTISADANTASVAIPVADATSTTTDVTDRAAAPTTTAATVDTNSGQAAPSTNVQAAAADTSATTKDTNNATATATTDRAATTETANTEARTRSRRALAETREANTNTATGIQWINGKQYYVNSDGSVRKNFVFEQDGKSYYFDAETGALATKSQDEFSTEPIKATVDFSSGNQLYKNDNKSLDQLDTFITADAWYRPKSILKDGKTWTASTEADKRPLLMVWWPDKSTQVNYLNYMQNQGLGAGSFSTNSSQESLNLAAKAVQTKIEERIAREGNTNWLRTSIDQFIKTQPGWNSSTENSSYDHLQGGQLLFNNSKGDTGNRTSYANSDYRLLNRTPTNQTGTRKYFKDNSIGGLEFLLANDIDNSNPAVQAEQLNWLHFMMNIGSIMANDPTANFDGLRVDALDNVDADLLQIASDYFKAAYGVDKSEANAIKHLSYLEAWSANDPYYNKDTKGAQLPIDNALRNALTNLLMRDKNTRMQLGDMTAFMNSSLNPRGANDKNGERMANYIFTRAHDTEAQTIIQRIIRDRINPNLFGYNFTRDEIKKAFEIYNADINTAHKTYASYNLPSVYALMLTNKDSVTRVYYGDLYREDGHYMAKKTPYFDAIDTLLRARIKYVAGGQDMEVKKVGNDGLLTSVRYGKGANNRTDWGTAETRTQGMGVIMTNNYDFRLGSNETVTMNMGRAHRNQLYRPLLLTTKDGLATYLNDSDVPSNLLKRTDWNGNLTFNANDIFGVENVQVSGYLGVWVPVGAKANQDARTQPSNRANSDGQVYKSSAALDSQVMYEAFSNFQAFADDQPELYMNRVLAKNTNLLKAWGVTSVGLPPQYVSSKDGTFLDSTIDNGYAFDDRYDMALSQNNKYGSLDDLLNVLRALHKDGIQAIADWVPDQIYNLPGKEVVNATRVNGYGYHQQGYQIVDQAYVANTRTDGTDYQGKYGGAFLDELKAKYPSIFNRVQISNGKQLPTNEKITKWSAKYFNGTNILGRGINFVLRDDKTNQYFNTSANGQLLPTPLRDTGAITSTQVFQRRGQDVYFLRDNQVIKNEFVQDGNGNWYYFGADGKMTKGAQNINSKDYYFFDNGVQLRNALRRASNGYTYYYGLDGAMVKNAFVDFDDKRKQVRAFTTQGTMVVGNLHWSGHHFYFDRETGLQAKDRIVRTDDGKLHYYVAGTGDMGRNVFATDSSTGKRYYFDADGNTVTGSRVIDGKTYYFNQDGSVGTAYSNRADSIIFENGKARYITPAGEIGRSIFVYNPATKAWNYFDKEGNRVTGRQYIDGHLYYFKEDGSQAKGEIIEENGIKYYYEPESGILASGRYLQVGDDQWMYFKQDGSLAIGQVRADHGYLKYFDKNGIQVKGKTIVEDGKTYYYDAHSGALVTSSFAEIAPNQWSYFNTDGQALKGKWTINGKEYYFDQNGIQYKGKAVKVGSRYKYYDENDGQPVTNRFAQIEPNVWAYFGADGYAVTREQVINGQHLYFDQSGRQVKGAYVTVNGQRRYYDANTGEYVPGR